Proteins encoded in a region of the Pseudostreptobacillus hongkongensis genome:
- a CDS encoding RDAC family protein, whose protein sequence is MKIVTFDNIIEINNLISKYGYKLSLKDACGAQSMQLKPLSEDCILSDSLYEDIENYFKKFETEIEYSMDKTFIFIKKN, encoded by the coding sequence ATGAAAATCGTTACTTTTGATAATATTATAGAAATAAATAATTTAATAAGTAAATATGGGTACAAACTATCTCTAAAAGATGCTTGTGGTGCTCAATCTATGCAACTTAAACCCTTATCAGAAGATTGCATTTTAAGTGATTCTTTATATGAAGATATAGAAAATTACTTTAAAAAATTTGAAACAGAAATAGAATATAGTATGGATAAGACATTTATTTTTATAAAAAAGAATTAA